GATGATGCCCGCCGCTTTACCCTGATGGCCCGCACACCGGAGACAGCCGTGCGTCAAGAAAGATTGCGTCAGGGTAAAAGCATTGTCTGAAAAGAGAGGAGCTGCTTAATTGGGTGCCCGGATGAGATTTTTTTCTTGAAAGAGAAAAATATCTGAAAAACTGATGGGAATCACCCCGAATTTATTCTTGAACGGTCCCGCCCGAGGTCCCACTTGGTGAGGACCAGATTTCGGTTTTCCTCTTCTTCCACCAGCTGGTAAAATTTGCACTCGGTGCATTTGATAAATTTAAAGGCGATGATGTTCAGGTTGTTGCAGCTGGTGTTTTCGATCATCCAGCAGAACCGGCCTGCCGCCTGACCACCATTCACCCCATCGAACTCCTGGTCGATGGTTGCCGGGCAGACCCCTTCCGTTTCGGCTTTCCGGCCTCCCGGCTCACGGCCGCAATCCTTGAATTCCCAACAGTTTACTCTCTTTCTCATAGTGTTCATTTACCGATTGTTGTGTTTTTGAGAAAAAAAACCTTACAACTTAATTGATTTCGTGTCTGTAGGAAATTGCTGATTTTTTTGTAGGGAAAACCTTACACGCGGTTGCCTTTTTCTGCCGCCTGTTGCGCTGGAGTGGTTCCAAAAAGAATTGAGAATATTTACTTGTTCGTTTTTTTCTGGTTTGTTATCGGGAACGATGATTTGGTTGTGCATGGGCGGATCCGGTTTAATTCGACAATACAAAAAAGAGAACAAGTGGATTATTTTCTGGAGTTGTTTTTCAGCGGCCTGACCCGGGGCAGTATCTATGCCCTGATCGCTCTCGGCTATACCATGGTCTACGGGATCATCGGGCTGATCAATTTCGCCCATGGCGAGATCTATATGATCGGCGCTTTTACCGCTCTGATCACGGCAAGTGTCCTCACCGTGCTCGGTTTGAATCAGCTGGCGATTCTTCTCTGTGCGGGTCTTGCTGCAATGGTCTATGCGGCTGCCTATGGGTACACCATCGAGAAGGTGGCCTATAAGCCATTGCGCCGTGCGCCGCGTCTGTCGCCCCTGATCAGCGCCATCGGGATGTCGATCTTTCTGCAGAATTATGTGCTCCTCGCCCAGACCTCCGATTTTTTGCCGTTTCCGGCATTGATCCCCGAGATGCCTTTCATGGAACCCTATGTGAATATTGTCGGCACCTCTGACCTGGCGATTCTTCTGGTTACCTCGGTGGTCATGGTGATTTTAACCCTGATTATCAAATTCACCCGGATCGGCAAGGCGATGCGGGCCACCGCCCAGGACCGGAAGATGGCGATGCTGGTCGGTATTGATGTCAACCGGGTCATCTCGATGACCTTTGTGATCGGCTCCGCCCTGGCCGCGATCGGCGGGCTGCTCATCGCTTCCCATATCGGGCAGATCAATTTCTACATCGGTTTTCTGGCCGGGATCAAGGCCTTCACTGCCGCAGTACTCGGCGGCATCGGGTCGGTGCCGGGTGCGGTCCTCGGCAGCCTGATCCTCGGCTGGACCGAGAGTTTTGCCACCGGCTATGTGTCCAGTGACTATGAAGATGTCTTTGCCTTCACCTTGCTGGTGCTGATCCTGATTTTCCGGCCGGCGGGAATCCTGGGCAAGAAGGACAACAAGAAGGTTTAGGGATGCAGGTTTTGCTGAAGATCAAGGATGAAATAAAAAAGTCAGGGCTCTTGGCGATCTGGTTCATGTTCCTGACCTTTCCGATCCTGGTTGTCAAGGTCAACCCCATAGAGGGAGTGATCCTGTGGCGGTGGCAGAATATGTTTCTGGTCGGGGCGGGCAGTTTTTTTCTCTCCATGCTGGGGCGCTATCTCCTGCAGCGAAAGGAAGAGGGGCGAAGGGTGGCCGGTTTCGGCACTGCCGAAGCCGGGATCAGGAAGCTGCTCGCCGAGCCCAGGTTTTCCCTGCCGGGGTTATGTATTGTCTGTGGTTTCGTGCTGGGCTTTCCCTTTCTCTTTTCCGCCTATCAGACCAACATCATGACCACCGCCCTGATGTATGTGGTGCTCGGTCTCGGGCTCAATATCGTGGTGGGGCTGGCCGGGCTTCTTGATCTCGGCTATGTCGCCTTCTATGCGGTGGGGGCGTACAGCTACGCCCTTCTGAACTATCATTTCGGCATTGGTTTCTGGCTCGCTCTACCTATCGGCGCAGTGCTCGGGGCGACCTTCGGCATCCTTCTCGGCTTTCCGGTACTGCGGCTGCGGGGCGATTATCTGGCCATCGTGACCCTCGGCTTCGGAGAGATCATCCGGCTCGTCATGGAGAACTGGAATGAATTTTCCTTCGGTCCCAGCGGGATTGCCAATATCCCGAGGCCGGGACTGTTCGGGGCAGAGCTCTCCCTGCAGTCGGCGATCATCTATCTCTACTATCTGGTGGTCGGGCTGGTTGTTTTTACGGTTTTTGTGGTGAATCGGCTGCAGGATTCCCGGATCGGCCGGGCCTGGCTCGCCCTCCGGGAGGATGAGATCGCCTGTCAGGCCATGGGGATCGACAAGACGAAAACCAAGCTGACCGCCTTTGCCATGGGGGCCACCTGGGCCGGGATGGTCGGGGTGATCTTTGCAGCCAAGACCACCTTCATCAATCCGGCGAGTTTCACTTTCCTGGAATCGGCCATTATCCTCTCGATTGTTGTCCTGGGCGGCATGGGCTCCATTGCCGGGGTGGTCATCGGCGCCCTGGTTCTGGTCCTGCTTCCCGAATATCTGCGTGCTTTCGCCGATTACCGGATGCTGATCTTCGGGGCGATCATGGTGGTGATGATGATTTTCCGGCCCCAGGGGATCATCCGTAATGTCCGCAGGGTCTATACATTTCATGGTGAAGAGGGCGACGTCGAATGAACGGAACCATCCTCAGCGTGAAGAAACTCACCATGGAGTTTGGCGGGCTTCGGGCCCTGGACGGGATTGATATCGATGTCCGGGCGGGAGAGATCGTCGCCCTGATCGGTCCCAACGGCGCAGGCAAGACTACCTTCTTCAACTGCATCACCGGAATCTACGAACCCACCGGTGGCGAGATTTCCTGCGTCGGACCGGGAAGGGACGAGGTGCGGTTGAACGGTCTGAAACCGAATCTGGTCACCGAACATGGTCTTGCCAGGACCTTTCAGAATATCCGCCTCTTCCCGGACATGAGTGTTCTTGAGAATGTGATGATCGGCTGCCATTGCCGCACGCGATCCGGGATATTCGGCGCGATCTTCAGGAACCGCAACACCGTTTTGGAAGAGTGCGAAATTGTCGCGAAAAGTTACCGGTTACTGAAGAAGATCGGCATTGCCGGGTATGTGAATGAACTGGCCGGGAACCTCCCTTACGGGATCCAGCGGCGTTTGGAGATCGCCCGGGCTCTCGCCACCGACCCCTTCCTGCTGCTGCTTGACGAACCGGCGGCCGGGATGAACCCCCAGGAAACTGCGGAACTCGATGAACTCATCGTCCGGATCCGTGATGAAGAGGGGATTTCAATCCTGATGATCGAGCATGATATGAAACTGGTGATGAGCCTATCCGACCGGATCGTGGTGATGGATTACGGAAGGAAGATTGCGGAAGGGAATGCCGAAGAGGTGCGGAATGATCCAGTGGTGATCAAGGCCTATCTGGGTGAGGAGTTCTGATGCTGCGATTGTCCGGGGTAAAGACATATTACGGGGCGATCGAGGCGCTGCGGGGGGTTGATCTTGAGATCCGCAAGGGCGAGATCATCACCCTGATCGGCGGCAACGGCGCGGGGAAGACCACCACCCTGATGTCGATCTCGGGGATTGTTCCGCCCCGGGAGGGGAAGATTGTTTTTGCAGGAGAAGAGCTCAATGGCCTGCCCCCTGACCGGATTGTTGCAGCCGGAATCAGTCAGGTGCCGGAGGGCCGGCATATTTTCCCAGACCTCACCGTGCTTGAGAATCTGGACCTGGGGGCGTTTTTACGCAATGACCGGGCCGCAATCAGGCAGGATCTGGCGTACGTCATGGACCTTTTTCCGATCTTGGCCGAGCGTCGCAACCAGCTTGGCGGCACCTTAAGCGGAGGCGAGCAGCAGATGCTCGCGATCTCACGGGCGCTGATGGCGCGGCCGAAGCTGCTCCTGCTGGACGAGCCCTCTCTCGGGCTTGCCCCGCTAATCATCCGGCAGATCTTCGAGATCATCAGACGGATCAACAGCGAGCACGGCACCACTATCTTCCTGGTCGAGCAGAACGCGAACCTCGCGCTCCATGTGGCCCACCGGGGCTATGTGATGGGAAACGGCCGGGTGACGATGTCGGGGGAATCGGCCGACCTGCTCGGCGATGACCGCGTCAAGAGTGCCTATCTTGGGGTTTAAAGAATGAAGAGTTAAGAGTGAAGAATGAAGAGTGATACGAAACAACAATTCTTAACTCTTCATTTTTAATTCTACATTCCAGCTATGGCGCCAGCCATGTGTTTTACCCTGTGTTAGATGCGGAGCAAACCGTCGATTCGAGCAAAATGGGCATCAAGGGTGTAGAGTTTGAGACCATGTTGGAAAGCCGTGGCTGCAATCCAGATGTCATTCGTGGGGATCGGGGTGCCTGCATTTTTCAATTGGTTCAGGACCGAGCAGTAGAACTCGGCTGTTCCCTCATCAACTGGAAATAAATTCACCCTCGGCGAGTCAAGAAACTGTTAATTAATGTAATGTAATGTTAATGCGGGACGATCTTAAATAAATAACTATCTTGATTGTTGGCGGCTTTAATGCGGGACGATCTTAAATAAATAACTATCTTGATTGTTGGCGGCTTTATTGGTAGAAATGCACTCATGCCACGCACAGCAAGACTCGACGCCCCAGGGGTGTTTCACCATGTAATGATTCGTGGGATTGAGCGCCGTAACATATTTAGAAATAAGAAGGACCGCGAAGATTTTCTGGAACGGCTTGGAAGACTGCTTCCGGAAACACATACCGCTTGTTATGGCTGGTCATTTCTCTCTAATCACGCCCACTTCCTGTTCCGAACCGGAGATATCCCTCTTTCTAACCTGATGAGAAGGTTGCTGACCGGCTATGTCATCAGCTTTAATCGGCGTCATAAGCGTCATGGTCAGCTGTTTCAGAATCGATTCAAATCAATTGTGTGCCAGGAGGAAGTCTATCTCAAGGAACTGGTTCGTTATATTCATTTGAATCCCATTCGGGCCGGGCTGGTCACCGATATTGAGCAATTGGATAGATATCCGTACTGTGGTCATAGTGCGCTCATGGGTCTGGTTTCGAGAGCATGGCAAGGAACGGATTATGTTCTCTCTTCATTCAACAAAACGTACCACGCCGCGCGTCTTGCCTACCGTTCATATATGGAAGAAGGACTTCAACAGGGACGCCGGACGGAATTGGTTGGCGGCGGTCTGGTGCGAAGTCTCGGTGGTTGGAAGGAAGTTAAACGCCTGACGTCCGGGGCGCGAGACCATAGCATGGGCGACGAGCGGATATTGGGAGAATCAGATTTTGTTGAAGCTGCACTTTCTCAAGCAGAAGAAGCCCTTGAGAGACGCTATAAACTGAGGTCCCTTGGGTATGATTTGCCTCGTCTAGCTGAAAGGGCTGCGGAAATTTTTGGGATAGACGTTGAAGAGATATATTCTCCAGGGCGCAAAGATCGTAAAGTGAAGGCGAGAAGTCTTGTCTGCTTCTGGGCTGCGAGGGAACTCGGGATCTCATTAACGGAATTAGCTCGCGCATTCGGAATGAGTGTCCCCGGCATCGGCTATGCGGTGGAAAGAGGCGAAAAGCTCGTGAAGCAGAACAAATTCACTTTGTCATAATTTGTTAGTTATTTAGGATCGTCCCACTTTATTACTTTACGCTTTACGCTTTACTTTACTTTATTCGCTTTACGCTTTACCGCTTTACATTTTTAATTCGCGGCGTCAGCCGCGTCGCAGTCCGGCGATAAACGGGCCGACCGCTGCTGCTCCTTCTTCATTCACCAGGCGGATGGTCTTGGTGCCGATCACCGCGATGTCGCCCTTGCCGGTCAGGTATTTCACGTCGTTCCGGTTGCTGATCCCGAAGCCCACCGCCAGCGGCAGATTGGTGGCCTTGCGGCAGCGGGCGATGTAGTCATTGAAGTCCGCGTCAAATTCCGTCTCTTTGCCGGTTACTCCGCGCCGGGCGACGCAGTAGATAAATCCCTTGGCATGGGCGGCGAGTTCCTTCATCCGCTCATCGGTGCTGGTGGGGGCAAAGATCAGGATCGGGGCGATCTGATATTTATCGGCCAGGGCCAGGAATTCCTCCCCCTCTTCCGGCGGCATGTCCGGGACGATGAAACCCCTGATCCCGATCTCCTGTGCTTTCCTGAAGAACGCCTCCACCCCGTACTTGAAGATGATGTTGTAATAGGTCATGAACAGGAAGGGGATGTCGTGGGTCCGGGTGATCTCGGCGGCAAAATCAAGGCAATCACTCACTCTGGTTCCCGCGCTTAGCGAGTCCTGATTCGCCTTCAGGATCATCGGCCCGTCGGCAACCGGTTCCGAGAAGGGGATCTGCATCTCGATCAGCTCGACCCCGTTCTCGACCATCTGGCGGATCACCTCGCGGTTCACGGCAAACGAAGGATAGCCCAGAACCAGATGGGTCATGAGCAGGATCTTCTTCTCTTTCCGGGCGTTATTTATATAATCATTGAGCTGCATATTCCTGACCTTTCTTGATGATGAATTTTTTCCAGGACGGGTCGTTGAAGGCCTGGGCGATGGTGAAGATGTCCTTGTCGCCCCGGCCGGACATATTGATGATGATTGCCTCATCCTTCTTTGTTTCCGGCGCTTCCTTGTAGGCCTGGACAAAGGCGTGCGATGATTCGAGGGCCGGGATGATCCCTTCTTTTTTGATGGTGAGTTCGAGCGCCTCCATCACTTCCCGATCGGTTGCGGCAGCAAAGCGCACCCGGCCTTTATCGTTTAAGTCGGCAAGGATCGGGGAGACCCCGACATAATCGAGTCCGGCCGCGACGGAGTGAGTGTCCAGCATCTGGCCGTCATCGTCCTGCAGGAACATGGTCTTGTACCCCTGGGCGACCCCCGGGGAAGCGTCTTCGCCTGCCAGGCGGGCCGCATGTTGACCTGATTTTAAGCCATGGCCGCCCGCTTCCACGCCGATGAGCTGCACTTCCGGATCGGCAAGAAATCCCTGAAAGATTCCCATGGCGTTCGAGCCGCCGCCTACACAGGCAAAGACCCGGGCCGGAAGCGAGCCGTGCTGGGCCAAGATCTGTTCCCTTGCCTCGATGCCGATGATCGACTGAAACCACGCGACCATCTCCGGGAAGGGGTGCGGCCCGCACACCGTGCCCATAACGTAATGGGTGTCATCCATCGAAGTGACCCAGTCGCGGAACGCCTCGTTGATCGCGTCCTTCAGGGTTTTTGAACCGCTGGTCACCGGGACCACGGTCGCGCCGAGCTTCTCCATCCAGAAGACGTTGGGCCGCTGCCGAGCCACGTCTTCCTCACCCATGTAGATCGTGCAGTCAAATCCGAAACGGGCGGCCATGGTGGCGGTGGCCACTCCATGCTGGCCGGCGCCGGTCTCGGCGATTACCCGTTTTTTACCCATCCGTTTGACCAGCAGCCCCTGGCCCATCACGTTGTTCGCCTTGTGGGCCCCGGTATGGTTCAGGTCTTCACGCTTGATGTAGATGGTTCCGCCGCCGAAATGTCTGGAGAGATTCTCAGCTTTGGTCAACGGGGTGGGACGGCAGGAGTAGTTCTGCATCAGGGCGACATATTCGTCCCAGAAAGCCTTGTCGTTCCGGACACTTTCGAATGATTCGTCCAGTTCCCGGAAGGTCTCGTAGAGAACCTCGGGAATAAATGCTCCGCCCCATTGTCCGAAATAGCCTTTTTTGCACCCTTCGGGTACCAGTCTCGATGTCTCGCAAGCTCGCTTATCGGTACGAGCAGACGAGCTGCGCAACTCATCTTTATTCATGGTGTCTGTTCCTTGCTGGCATCGTTAAATCCTGAATTTTTTCAGGAAGGGGACAAAATAGCTTTTTTTATGCAGGCGGTCAACAGGCAGAGGGTTTCTGCGGTGAATTAAGAAGAGGGTGGGCGTTCCGAAATTGGATCCGGGGAGAAGGATTCAGCTGATTCCCAGCGCAAGGGAGTCCGGGTTTTGGTATATGAGGTAACCTGCCTATATTGTTTATTAATGCCAACTTCGATGTGCAGCGGGGCCGGGGTTGGGCCATCCTTCGACAAGCTCAGGATGAGCGGGCTTTGATGGGCTATGGAAGGACGGCAGTGACCGGGGCTGATATACAGTGTAATAGCAATTCCGCACATCCTGAGCTTGTCGAAGGATGACAGTGAGCCTGGCGGACAAGACTACAACGCTGCGGCGATCTCCTTGATGGTGACGGAGAAGTTTTTCTCGATGGTTTCCGTGTCAAGGCGCAAAACCAGCCAGCCCTGATTGATTCCGGCCCGGTCGCTGATTGCCACCACCGCTTCAATGCTTCTGCCTCCGGCCTGTGGGGGCCGTTCTGCCAGATAAATCGCCAGAGTCCCGTTGGTATTGCCATTCTCGCCGGGGTATCTCGTGCCGTCGTAAGGTTTGCCGATCAGGGTCGAGCATTCGGGGTGAGCAGGGGTGTGGGCGGTGACCACTTTCCGGTTGCGGTCAAGGAGCATCAGCCCGGGAATGCCGACCAGGGAAGGCTGATAGCGGGCGAAATATTCCGCAAGAATCATCCCGGAATTTTTCTGGTAATTTTGCCCAAGCAACGGGGAAAGAGCCAGCTCAAGGGCCTTGATGTCATCAGCAAGCCTGGTCTGGAAGGCGATGGGGCTGTGGGCGGTTTCGATGCCGGGGGATTTTGCGGGGGAGAGATGTTCCCAGAAAATCCAGCCCGAAAGAATGACCACCGCGAGCAGCAGCAGGGGAAGCCAGTTCTTGATCCGGCGGTGTTTGACCGCGAGCTGCTGCTGGCTGGTCGCGTCACGGCTCAGAAACAGATACCCCTGGATGTTGTCATGGGGGTCCTTGAGCAGGGTGGTGCTGGTGGAGACGAAAAACCACTCTTTTTCCGGATGGTTGATTTTCAGGGTTTTTTCGCTCATGACACCATGGTCGGGCAATTCGGCCATGAACTGGTGAAAGGCCGCCTGATTGTCATAGACCTCTTCAATCGGTTTGTCGCGCATGTCCGTCCAGCTCCTGCCGTAGAGCTTCTCCGCAGCGCGGTTCCAGGAGAGGACCCGATGTCTGGTGTCGGTCATGATCACCGCATCGGGCATCCGGTCGCAGAATTCCCTGAACCCCTGGGCGATGTTGGTGGTGTCATGGAGGCGCCTGGCCAGGATCTTCGCCAGATGTTCACCGAACTCGGGGTACTGCCGCCATAAAGTATTCACTTCGTCGCTCGGGAAACGGAGCACCCGCGAATCCTCAACCGCGACTACCGAGGCGATCCGCACCGTTCCGAGCAGAAATGAGAGCTCGCCGAAAAAATCAGGTTCTTTGATTTCGCTGATCTTCTTCCCGCCTTTCACCACGTCCAACCGGCCGGAATCGAGAACATAGAGGTCACGGGCCTGATCACCTTCGGAAAAGATGACGCTCCCCGCCGGATAAAAGGTTTGGTATTTTTTCAACTCCTCGTGGTCGGTCAGATTCATGATGGGTTCCTGTTGAGTGAGAGGCGGCAGGCTTCAGCGAAATCTTCCGGATAATGGCCGTTGATGAAACGGAGTTGCGCTTCACTGAAGGCGCCCGGAGATTCCGGGAGTTTCGGTAGAAATGAGTACAAGAGCCGCTGGTCGCTGTCATTGGAGTCGAGTCTTTTGGCGTACTCAATGGTGGTGACCATTCCGGCACCCATTCCGGCCAGAGTTTTCTGGGCGGCAAGGATGCCCCGGTCAAGCGAACTGCGGGTCGCGGTGTTGCATTCCAGGATATTGCCCGTTTCTTGTAAGCACATCAGCTGAAGCTCCCATTGAGAAGTCTGGGCCTTGGGCACGAAGAGGATGACATGTTCGTCTTCGAAAACGATCAGGCTTGCCGGCAAGTCTTGGCGGCCGTCGGTCCGGGAGTTTGATCGGATCGCTTCGAGGTAGCAGGCAAAGAAGAATTTTCCGGTGGCTTTCAGGAAGGCGGTGCAGAAATCCGCGATCAGGTCACCGCAGCTGAAGGGTTTAAAATCTGTTTGATTCTGGTCTGCGATCAGAGCCGGAACAAGGGCGTACTGTTGATGGATCTGCTGATGCGAGGCATGCAGGCGATATCCGCTCGGGGCAAAGTCAAAGCCGAAATTCCAGCCCCATAGGGTGGCGGTGAATGTTCCCGCACCTTTGTCGGCAATGGTGCGCAGAATTTCAAGCCGGAGGTCTTCAAGTGCGCTTTCGGGCATCGGCAGTTGCGGAATTTCCGGGGTCAACCCGAGATCTTCAGCCAGCCTGCAGTAGGTGCGCTGATAATAAAGATGTCGCAGGCCGGTCATGTCTTTCCGGTCAAGATCGCTGATTGCGTAGCGCACCGCGTCATTTGCCATATTGGCGGCGTAATGACCCCAGCCGATATAGCTGTTGCGCCGCAGGTACTCGAATACATGGTTCCCGCCGCCGCCCGTCGAGGTGTATTCGCCGACTATTTCACTCCCCCCCTGGATACCGGGCTTCAGGACCATGATATTCTTGTAGCTGTCCGGGAGGAACGGGTTGTTCACCAGGGCCTCAAAAAGAGCGTGGTCGAAGACTTCCGGGGAGGGTTCCCGCCCGGGACGGTCCTGAAAGAGAATGCCCGTCGGTTCGTGACTTACCGGGTCATGGATGATGGCGCAGGAAATTTCGGCGAGCCGGACAAGGTCGGCCGGGTCGGTTGAGGTGGTGGCGGCGGCCAGGAGCATGGCGTGCGGCAGACCGGCAAAGGCGGCAGCGAGACTTTCGGGATCCTTGTTCCCGAGGATCGTTGCCAGGCTTTCGGAAAGAGAGGACTCCCGGCGGGCGGGCAGGCGGATCGAGGAGGGGTTTTTCGCCCGCGCATCGGCCCAGTCCTTCTTGATGAAGGTCACCCCCCGGAAAGGAAAGGGGTTGGGGATTTCATAGATCCAGGGGGCATCTGTTTCAACCACCCTGCCCGGCGGGTAATTGCGGCAATTGTCGATCGCGTTTCCATCCCCTTTTGCGCCAAGCTGCTCGACACCGTCACCTGCCCGGTAATTTTCGACGGTAAAGGAAGGTTTATGGATTCCGAAGACAAAGCACCCTTTCGGGGTGACGCAGGTAGGGGGAGTTTTCAATGGTTGCTATCCTCTGCCATGGCGATAGGTTATCAGACACTGAGACCATTATATTGACAGAGCCCGGAATACACAAGAAAAAGGGCGGGGCAACAGGCGGTATCGGGGGATTTCGTTTCAGCAGGGTCAGGGGGCGGAGGAGAGGAGGTCGATGAGTTCCTCGCGGCTCAGTCGTTTGATGATCGCCGAATCATCTTCGCGGACCATGTGGTTTGCCAGTTCTCTCTTTCGGGTGATCATGGTGTGGATCTTTTCCTCAAGGGTCCCTTCGGTGATCAGCTTGAAGACCTGGACCACGTTCTTCTGGCCCATCCGGTGTACCCGGGCGGTGGCCTGATCTTCGCGCGCCGCATTCCACCAGCGGTCGTAATGGATAACCGCCTGGGCGGCGGTGAGGTCGACGCCGACCCCGCCGGCGAGCAGGCTTGCGGAAAAAACCTTGCAGGAATCGTCGGAATTGAATTTCCGGATCATCTCGTGGCGCTGGCTGATGGGCATGTCCCCGCGCAGATTGCAGTAGCTGATATGGTTCTTGGCGAGATATGTTTCAATGATGTCGAGCATTTTCGTGTAGTGGCTGAACACGACGACTTTCATCGAAGAGTCGAGGCACTCGTGCAGCAGTTCGAGAAACAGGTCCCACTTGCCGCTCCGGAAACGGTCGGGATCGGTGCATTTTTTTATCAGGCACGGGTGATTGCAGATCTGTTTCAGGTAATTGATTACCGCCAGCAGTTCCATATAGGGGAGGGAGCCCGCACCCTGTTCCGGGGAAACCATTTCCAGGATCTCCCGGCCGCGGCCGCTGATCAGCTCCCGGTAGAGACTGATCTGGTCTTCGCTCAGTTTGCAGATCCGGAAGTCCTCAATGACTTCCGGCAGTTCAATCAGCACCTGCTCCCTGGTCCGGCGTAAGAGAAAGGGGTTGATAATTCTGGTAAGAGACTCCCTGGCCTCGGAACTGTTGTCTTCTTCGATCGGGTCGCCGAATCTGGTCCGGAAATCATGGTCACTTCCCAGATATCCGGGCAGGCAGATGTCAAAGATCGCTTTCAGGTCATAGACCGAGTTTTCAAGCGGGGTCCCGGTCAGGCCTATCACCACCTTGCTGTTCAGCATCGAGGCCGCTTTGTGGACGTCGGTCT
The Pseudomonadota bacterium DNA segment above includes these coding regions:
- a CDS encoding branched-chain amino acid ABC transporter permease LivH (LivHMGF is the membrane component of the LIV-I/LS branched-chain amino acid transporter), whose product is MDYFLELFFSGLTRGSIYALIALGYTMVYGIIGLINFAHGEIYMIGAFTALITASVLTVLGLNQLAILLCAGLAAMVYAAAYGYTIEKVAYKPLRRAPRLSPLISAIGMSIFLQNYVLLAQTSDFLPFPALIPEMPFMEPYVNIVGTSDLAILLVTSVVMVILTLIIKFTRIGKAMRATAQDRKMAMLVGIDVNRVISMTFVIGSALAAIGGLLIASHIGQINFYIGFLAGIKAFTAAVLGGIGSVPGAVLGSLILGWTESFATGYVSSDYEDVFAFTLLVLILIFRPAGILGKKDNKKV
- a CDS encoding branched-chain amino acid ABC transporter permease; the protein is MQVLLKIKDEIKKSGLLAIWFMFLTFPILVVKVNPIEGVILWRWQNMFLVGAGSFFLSMLGRYLLQRKEEGRRVAGFGTAEAGIRKLLAEPRFSLPGLCIVCGFVLGFPFLFSAYQTNIMTTALMYVVLGLGLNIVVGLAGLLDLGYVAFYAVGAYSYALLNYHFGIGFWLALPIGAVLGATFGILLGFPVLRLRGDYLAIVTLGFGEIIRLVMENWNEFSFGPSGIANIPRPGLFGAELSLQSAIIYLYYLVVGLVVFTVFVVNRLQDSRIGRAWLALREDEIACQAMGIDKTKTKLTAFAMGATWAGMVGVIFAAKTTFINPASFTFLESAIILSIVVLGGMGSIAGVVIGALVLVLLPEYLRAFADYRMLIFGAIMVVMMIFRPQGIIRNVRRVYTFHGEEGDVE
- a CDS encoding ABC transporter ATP-binding protein — its product is MNGTILSVKKLTMEFGGLRALDGIDIDVRAGEIVALIGPNGAGKTTFFNCITGIYEPTGGEISCVGPGRDEVRLNGLKPNLVTEHGLARTFQNIRLFPDMSVLENVMIGCHCRTRSGIFGAIFRNRNTVLEECEIVAKSYRLLKKIGIAGYVNELAGNLPYGIQRRLEIARALATDPFLLLLDEPAAGMNPQETAELDELIVRIRDEEGISILMIEHDMKLVMSLSDRIVVMDYGRKIAEGNAEEVRNDPVVIKAYLGEEF
- a CDS encoding ABC transporter ATP-binding protein → MLRLSGVKTYYGAIEALRGVDLEIRKGEIITLIGGNGAGKTTTLMSISGIVPPREGKIVFAGEELNGLPPDRIVAAGISQVPEGRHIFPDLTVLENLDLGAFLRNDRAAIRQDLAYVMDLFPILAERRNQLGGTLSGGEQQMLAISRALMARPKLLLLDEPSLGLAPLIIRQIFEIIRRINSEHGTTIFLVEQNANLALHVAHRGYVMGNGRVTMSGESADLLGDDRVKSAYLGV
- a CDS encoding PIN domain-containing protein, with protein sequence MNLFPVDEGTAEFYCSVLNQLKNAGTPIPTNDIWIAATAFQHGLKLYTLDAHFARIDGLLRI
- a CDS encoding transposase — encoded protein: MPRTARLDAPGVFHHVMIRGIERRNIFRNKKDREDFLERLGRLLPETHTACYGWSFLSNHAHFLFRTGDIPLSNLMRRLLTGYVISFNRRHKRHGQLFQNRFKSIVCQEEVYLKELVRYIHLNPIRAGLVTDIEQLDRYPYCGHSALMGLVSRAWQGTDYVLSSFNKTYHAARLAYRSYMEEGLQQGRRTELVGGGLVRSLGGWKEVKRLTSGARDHSMGDERILGESDFVEAALSQAEEALERRYKLRSLGYDLPRLAERAAEIFGIDVEEIYSPGRKDRKVKARSLVCFWAARELGISLTELARAFGMSVPGIGYAVERGEKLVKQNKFTLS
- the trpA gene encoding tryptophan synthase subunit alpha; translation: MQLNDYINNARKEKKILLMTHLVLGYPSFAVNREVIRQMVENGVELIEMQIPFSEPVADGPMILKANQDSLSAGTRVSDCLDFAAEITRTHDIPFLFMTYYNIIFKYGVEAFFRKAQEIGIRGFIVPDMPPEEGEEFLALADKYQIAPILIFAPTSTDERMKELAAHAKGFIYCVARRGVTGKETEFDADFNDYIARCRKATNLPLAVGFGISNRNDVKYLTGKGDIAVIGTKTIRLVNEEGAAAVGPFIAGLRRG
- the trpB gene encoding tryptophan synthase subunit beta; this encodes MNKDELRSSSARTDKRACETSRLVPEGCKKGYFGQWGGAFIPEVLYETFRELDESFESVRNDKAFWDEYVALMQNYSCRPTPLTKAENLSRHFGGGTIYIKREDLNHTGAHKANNVMGQGLLVKRMGKKRVIAETGAGQHGVATATMAARFGFDCTIYMGEEDVARQRPNVFWMEKLGATVVPVTSGSKTLKDAINEAFRDWVTSMDDTHYVMGTVCGPHPFPEMVAWFQSIIGIEAREQILAQHGSLPARVFACVGGGSNAMGIFQGFLADPEVQLIGVEAGGHGLKSGQHAARLAGEDASPGVAQGYKTMFLQDDDGQMLDTHSVAAGLDYVGVSPILADLNDKGRVRFAAATDREVMEALELTIKKEGIIPALESSHAFVQAYKEAPETKKDEAIIINMSGRGDKDIFTIAQAFNDPSWKKFIIKKGQEYAAQ
- a CDS encoding cyclic nucleotide-binding domain-containing protein, giving the protein MNLTDHEELKKYQTFYPAGSVIFSEGDQARDLYVLDSGRLDVVKGGKKISEIKEPDFFGELSFLLGTVRIASVVAVEDSRVLRFPSDEVNTLWRQYPEFGEHLAKILARRLHDTTNIAQGFREFCDRMPDAVIMTDTRHRVLSWNRAAEKLYGRSWTDMRDKPIEEVYDNQAAFHQFMAELPDHGVMSEKTLKINHPEKEWFFVSTSTTLLKDPHDNIQGYLFLSRDATSQQQLAVKHRRIKNWLPLLLLAVVILSGWIFWEHLSPAKSPGIETAHSPIAFQTRLADDIKALELALSPLLGQNYQKNSGMILAEYFARYQPSLVGIPGLMLLDRNRKVVTAHTPAHPECSTLIGKPYDGTRYPGENGNTNGTLAIYLAERPPQAGGRSIEAVVAISDRAGINQGWLVLRLDTETIEKNFSVTIKEIAAAL